Proteins encoded within one genomic window of Sphingomonas sp. NBWT7:
- the pepN gene encoding aminopeptidase N produces the protein MLDAFTAPAVPAAKRREDYAPPAWLVPSVALDFALDPAATRVRARLDVARNAANGEPLRLDGEGLVPLSVSVDGVAINDWQMDGDTLVVPLAGEAHVIETEVEIAPDRNTQLMGLYASGGNLCTQCEAEGFRRITFFPDRPDVLATYRVRMAADKARYPVLLANGDPIASGDNGDGTHWAEWHDPFPKPSYLFALVAGDLACNRGTFVTASGREVELGIWVRAGDLPKTDHALHALKTAMAWDERVYGREYDLDVFNIVAVDDFNFGAMENKGLNIFNSRYILADPDTATDYDYDAIATVVAHEYFHNWSGNRVTCRDWFQLSLKEGFTVFRDQGFSANQGSAAVKRIEDVRGLRASQFPEDSGPLAHPVRPESYLEISNFYTSTIYNKGAELIRMMATILGPARFRMGSDLYFDRFDGTAATCEDFVACMEEAGDIDLKRFRLWYSQAGTPRVSASLEHKGGRATLRLAQQVPPTPGQPVKQPMVLPLRIRLFGAKTGQPLGPERLVLFQDASETIVFETVPERPVLSINRGFSAPVTIESDRTAADLAFLARHDDDPFARYEAMQQLMLDTLVAGAVEGRASHRAVIDAVADTLDNPALDAAFIAEAVLLPSESFVGDQLATVDPDAIHSAREALRRDLGLELADRWRAVYEANSHDAPFEYTPAAKAARRIRNVALGYIAASGAADADAIAFRQFERADNMTDRHGALGTLANGTSDLREAALDIFYNRYAGNPLVLDKWFQTQALSTRDDTPAAVAALAEHPDFALSNPNRARSLIGAFAVNQRAFNTADGAGYRFLADQLIALDRLNPQTAAKLLPPLGRWRRFDPARAALMRAELERIVATPGLSKDLFEQASKSLEG, from the coding sequence GTCGGTCAGCGTCGATGGGGTCGCGATCAACGATTGGCAGATGGACGGCGACACGCTCGTCGTGCCGCTCGCCGGCGAGGCGCACGTGATCGAGACCGAGGTGGAGATCGCGCCCGATCGCAACACGCAGCTGATGGGCCTCTACGCATCGGGCGGCAACCTGTGCACGCAGTGCGAAGCGGAGGGTTTCCGCCGCATCACCTTCTTCCCCGATCGCCCCGACGTACTCGCCACCTATCGCGTGCGAATGGCCGCGGACAAGGCGCGCTACCCCGTCCTGCTGGCGAACGGCGATCCGATCGCCTCCGGCGACAACGGCGACGGGACGCACTGGGCCGAGTGGCACGATCCATTCCCCAAGCCGTCGTATCTGTTCGCGCTCGTCGCCGGCGATCTCGCGTGCAATCGCGGCACCTTCGTCACCGCCTCGGGTCGCGAGGTCGAACTCGGCATCTGGGTGCGCGCGGGTGATTTGCCTAAAACGGACCATGCGCTCCACGCACTCAAGACCGCGATGGCGTGGGACGAACGCGTCTACGGCCGGGAATATGATCTCGACGTGTTCAACATCGTCGCGGTCGACGATTTCAACTTCGGCGCGATGGAAAACAAGGGGCTGAACATCTTCAACAGCCGCTACATCCTCGCCGATCCCGATACCGCGACGGATTACGATTACGACGCGATCGCCACCGTCGTCGCGCACGAATACTTCCACAATTGGTCGGGCAACCGCGTCACCTGCCGCGACTGGTTCCAGCTGAGCCTCAAGGAAGGCTTCACCGTCTTCCGCGACCAGGGCTTCTCCGCCAACCAGGGCTCGGCCGCGGTCAAGCGGATCGAGGACGTGCGCGGCCTGCGCGCCAGCCAGTTTCCCGAGGACTCGGGGCCGCTCGCGCATCCCGTCCGTCCCGAGAGCTACCTCGAGATATCCAATTTCTACACCTCGACGATCTACAACAAGGGCGCCGAGCTGATCCGCATGATGGCGACGATCCTCGGCCCGGCGCGCTTCCGCATGGGAAGCGACCTGTACTTCGATCGGTTCGACGGCACCGCGGCAACGTGCGAGGATTTCGTCGCGTGCATGGAGGAAGCGGGCGACATCGACCTCAAGCGCTTCCGCCTGTGGTACAGCCAGGCCGGCACCCCGCGCGTCTCCGCCAGCCTCGAACATAAGGGCGGTCGCGCGACGCTGCGCCTCGCGCAGCAGGTGCCGCCGACACCGGGCCAGCCGGTCAAGCAGCCCATGGTGCTACCGCTGCGCATCCGCCTGTTCGGCGCCAAGACTGGCCAACCGCTCGGCCCCGAACGGCTCGTCCTGTTCCAGGATGCGAGCGAGACGATCGTGTTCGAGACCGTGCCCGAGCGCCCCGTCCTGTCGATCAACCGCGGCTTCTCCGCCCCGGTCACGATCGAGAGCGATCGCACCGCCGCCGATCTCGCCTTCCTCGCGCGGCACGACGACGATCCATTTGCGCGCTACGAGGCGATGCAGCAGCTGATGCTCGACACGCTCGTCGCCGGCGCGGTGGAGGGCAGGGCCAGCCACCGCGCGGTGATCGACGCGGTCGCCGACACGCTCGACAATCCCGCGCTCGACGCAGCCTTCATCGCCGAGGCGGTGCTGCTACCGTCCGAAAGCTTCGTCGGCGACCAGCTCGCCACCGTCGATCCCGACGCGATCCATAGCGCACGCGAGGCGCTGCGCCGCGATCTCGGCCTCGAACTCGCCGATCGTTGGCGCGCGGTGTACGAGGCGAACAGCCACGACGCGCCGTTCGAATACACACCGGCCGCCAAAGCCGCGCGCCGCATCCGCAATGTCGCGCTCGGCTATATCGCCGCCTCCGGCGCGGCGGATGCCGACGCGATCGCCTTCCGCCAGTTCGAGCGCGCCGACAACATGACCGATCGGCACGGCGCGCTCGGCACGCTCGCCAACGGGACGAGCGATCTGCGCGAGGCGGCGCTCGACATCTTCTACAATCGCTACGCCGGCAATCCGCTCGTGCTCGACAAATGGTTCCAGACGCAGGCACTGTCGACGCGCGACGATACGCCCGCCGCGGTCGCCGCGCTCGCCGAACATCCCGATTTCGCGCTGTCGAACCCCAACCGCGCACGCAGCCTGATCGGTGCCTTCGCGGTCAACCAACGCGCGTTCAACACCGCCGACGGCGCGGGCTATCGCTTCCTCGCCGATCAGCTGATCGCGCTCGACCGGCTCAACCCGCAGACCGCGGCGAAGCTGCTCCCGCCGCTCGGCCGCTGGCGGCGCTTCGATCCCGCGCGCGCGGCGCTGATGCGCGCCGAACTCGAACGCATCGTCGCGACGCCCGGCCTGTCGAAGGACCTGTTCGAACAGGCCTCGAAGAGTTTGGAGGGCTAG
- a CDS encoding pitrilysin family protein, giving the protein MRLSNKLAAGVAAIALVAPVTASAQTNVPTGPAAAKPAPVADLVRAVDIPYEQFTLPNGLRVVVHTDRKAPVVAVSVWYDVGSKHEPAGKTGFAHLFEHLMFNGSENAPGDFFEPLKQVGATDLNGTTYFDRTNYFETVPTAALEQALYLESDRMGYLTGAISQAVLDEQRGVVQNEKREGDNQPYGLVSYKLIEGVFPDGHPYGHSTIGSMADLDKASLGDVKTWFRDHYGPNNAVLVLAGDIDVATAKRLTAKYFGAIKPGPKSVAPAAAVPTLAAPKAEVMKDRVAAPLIIKSWPVPGLNDPAAPALEVAAAVLGGLASSRFDNALVKGDKTAVQVSASYSDYAQVGTFTISAVVRPDVDPATVSKRLDALVADFIRTGPTADEVQRTLTSTIARRIGGLEAVGGFGGKAVALAEGALYSNDPGFYKKQLARLAAQTPASVKAAAQQWLTRPAYALTVVPGDRDAYAEAEVPPAVATTTAPETPPKGTRAPMPAVGTVGTLAFPAIERARLANGVELIYANRTTVPVTQMVASFDAGVAADVPDKLGTQAMMLAMIDEGTQRLDSIKLAEAKERLGLDIYTGSSPDRTTVSFRAPSANLAPAAGLWAELLRAPSFPESELPRVRGQMLTQIAQELTDPEGIAQRIVPPILYGTGSPYAKSRGSGDAAAVKALTRQDLVGFHQAWMRPDKAKIFVVSDRPLAEIKATLDTALAGWTATGAAGTKVFREDRMLPAPRILLVDRPNSPQSRITGGLRTSLKGTDDLLPLITANDALGGDFLGRINMDLREAKHWSYGAFGNFNRNAFAAPYVIVAPVQADKTGASIASLRQELGAFVGAKPLTQAEFDRTITGATRSLAGDFETSGAVLGAMQANDLYRRPDNYYATITQRYRAMTRDELDRAIRSVIDPNRFVWVVIGDAKVVRPQLDTLGLPVEVTSAASVTGASEESK; this is encoded by the coding sequence TTGCGCCTGTCGAACAAGCTTGCCGCCGGCGTTGCGGCAATCGCTCTCGTTGCACCCGTCACCGCCTCCGCCCAGACCAACGTCCCGACCGGGCCCGCCGCCGCGAAACCGGCGCCGGTCGCCGATCTCGTCCGCGCGGTCGACATTCCGTACGAGCAGTTCACGCTGCCCAACGGGCTGCGGGTGGTGGTGCACACCGATCGCAAGGCACCGGTCGTCGCGGTATCGGTGTGGTACGACGTCGGATCGAAGCACGAGCCGGCGGGCAAGACCGGCTTCGCGCACCTCTTCGAGCATCTGATGTTCAACGGCAGCGAGAATGCGCCGGGCGACTTCTTCGAGCCGCTGAAGCAGGTCGGCGCGACCGACCTCAACGGCACGACCTATTTCGATCGTACCAACTATTTCGAGACGGTGCCGACCGCGGCGCTCGAGCAGGCGCTGTACCTAGAGAGCGACCGCATGGGCTATCTCACCGGCGCGATCTCGCAGGCGGTGCTCGACGAGCAGCGCGGCGTCGTCCAGAACGAGAAGCGCGAGGGCGATAACCAGCCTTACGGGCTCGTCAGCTACAAGCTGATCGAGGGCGTCTTCCCCGATGGGCACCCCTATGGCCACAGCACGATCGGATCGATGGCGGACCTCGACAAGGCGAGCCTCGGCGACGTCAAGACATGGTTTCGCGATCATTACGGCCCCAACAATGCCGTGCTGGTGCTTGCAGGCGACATCGACGTTGCGACGGCGAAGCGGCTGACGGCGAAATACTTCGGCGCGATCAAGCCAGGACCGAAGAGCGTTGCGCCCGCCGCTGCGGTGCCGACACTGGCCGCGCCCAAGGCCGAGGTGATGAAGGACCGTGTCGCCGCACCGCTGATCATCAAGAGCTGGCCGGTGCCCGGGTTGAACGATCCCGCCGCGCCCGCGCTGGAAGTGGCGGCCGCCGTGCTCGGCGGGCTGGCAAGCTCGCGCTTCGACAATGCGCTGGTGAAGGGCGACAAGACCGCGGTGCAGGTGAGCGCGAGCTACTCGGACTATGCACAGGTCGGCACCTTCACGATCAGCGCGGTGGTACGCCCCGACGTCGATCCGGCCACCGTATCCAAGCGGCTCGATGCGCTGGTTGCCGATTTCATCCGCACTGGCCCGACGGCAGACGAGGTACAGCGCACGCTGACGTCAACGATCGCGCGGCGGATCGGCGGGCTCGAAGCGGTCGGCGGGTTCGGCGGCAAGGCGGTCGCGCTCGCCGAGGGCGCGCTCTATTCGAACGATCCGGGCTTCTATAAGAAGCAGCTGGCGCGGCTCGCGGCGCAGACGCCGGCAAGCGTCAAGGCGGCGGCGCAGCAGTGGCTGACGCGGCCGGCCTACGCGCTGACCGTCGTGCCGGGCGACCGCGATGCCTATGCCGAAGCCGAAGTGCCGCCGGCGGTCGCGACCACCACCGCGCCCGAGACGCCGCCCAAGGGCACGCGCGCGCCGATGCCCGCGGTGGGCACTGTCGGCACGCTCGCCTTCCCGGCGATCGAGCGTGCGCGGCTCGCCAACGGGGTGGAGCTGATCTACGCCAACCGCACCACCGTGCCGGTGACGCAGATGGTGGCGAGCTTCGATGCGGGCGTCGCGGCGGACGTGCCCGACAAGCTCGGCACGCAGGCGATGATGCTGGCGATGATCGACGAGGGGACGCAGCGGCTCGATTCGATCAAGCTCGCCGAGGCGAAGGAGCGGCTGGGGCTCGACATCTACACCGGCTCGTCGCCCGATCGCACGACCGTGAGCTTCCGCGCGCCGAGCGCCAACCTCGCGCCCGCGGCCGGGCTGTGGGCCGAGCTGCTGCGCGCGCCGTCCTTCCCCGAAAGCGAGCTGCCGCGCGTACGCGGGCAGATGCTGACGCAGATCGCGCAGGAGCTGACCGATCCCGAGGGCATCGCGCAGCGCATCGTGCCGCCGATCCTCTACGGCACGGGCAGCCCCTATGCGAAGAGCCGCGGCAGCGGCGACGCGGCGGCGGTGAAGGCGCTGACCCGCCAGGATCTCGTCGGCTTCCACCAGGCGTGGATGCGGCCCGACAAGGCGAAGATCTTCGTCGTCAGCGACCGTCCGCTCGCCGAGATCAAGGCGACGCTCGACACCGCGCTCGCCGGCTGGACCGCGACCGGCGCGGCGGGCACGAAGGTCTTCCGCGAGGATCGCATGCTGCCCGCGCCGCGCATCCTGCTGGTCGATCGCCCCAATTCGCCGCAGTCGCGCATCACCGGCGGGCTGCGCACGTCGCTGAAGGGCACCGACGACCTGTTGCCGCTGATCACCGCGAACGATGCGCTGGGCGGCGATTTCCTCGGCCGCATCAACATGGACCTTCGCGAGGCGAAGCACTGGTCGTACGGCGCGTTCGGCAATTTCAACCGCAACGCCTTTGCCGCGCCCTATGTGATCGTGGCGCCGGTGCAGGCGGACAAGACCGGCGCGTCGATCGCGTCGCTGCGGCAGGAACTGGGCGCCTTCGTCGGCGCGAAGCCGCTGACGCAGGCCGAGTTCGACCGCACGATCACCGGTGCGACGCGCTCGCTCGCCGGCGATTTCGAGACGTCGGGTGCCGTACTCGGCGCGATGCAGGCGAACGACCTCTATCGCCGGCCCGACAATTATTATGCGACGATCACGCAGCGCTACCGCGCGATGACGCGCGACGAGCTCGATCGCGCGATCCGTAGCGTCATCGATCCGAACCGCTTCGTATGGGTGGTGATCGGCGACGCCAAGGTCGTCCGCCCGCAGCTTGACACGCTGGGACTGCCGGTCGAGGTGACGAGCGCTGCGTCCGTGACGGGCGCGTCTGAGGAGAGCAAGTGA
- a CDS encoding MarR family winged helix-turn-helix transcriptional regulator has product MPFTDSTFYPDVSPGYLVRQIHQMSVAAIDRTLADDAMSATQWMTLVSLYFDHADTCAGLARTLGHDKGAMTRLIDQMEQAGWVVRQRDDADRRIVRLSLTTAGREAAVAAKRKVIDCWNGFLADWSDAEVADLIATLQRLRRTMEESAACAA; this is encoded by the coding sequence ATGCCGTTTACCGACTCGACCTTCTACCCCGACGTGTCGCCCGGCTATCTCGTTCGTCAGATCCACCAGATGAGCGTTGCCGCGATCGACCGGACGCTCGCTGACGACGCGATGAGCGCGACGCAGTGGATGACGCTGGTGTCGCTCTATTTCGACCATGCCGATACCTGTGCCGGGCTGGCGCGCACGCTGGGGCACGACAAGGGCGCGATGACGCGGCTGATCGACCAGATGGAACAGGCCGGGTGGGTGGTGCGCCAGCGCGACGACGCCGATCGCCGCATCGTGCGGCTGAGCCTTACAACCGCGGGGCGCGAGGCAGCGGTAGCGGCCAAGCGCAAGGTGATCGACTGCTGGAACGGCTTTCTCGCCGACTGGAGCGACGCGGAGGTCGCCGATCTGATCGCGACGCTGCAGCGCTTGCGCCGCACGATGGAGGAAAGCGCCGCATGCGCCGCCTGA
- a CDS encoding efflux transporter outer membrane subunit, which yields MRRLNMSRPAIRTGRAAAGPKGIGAGRFKFGVPANIGAALLALAACSPPDTRPQLTPKAPVDLGLTGAPMPVLDPQWWTAYRDPQLDRIVADALAGSPTLDAALARVRQAEAVLARRDADLAPSITADGNAQVARLSGRYTIPPPFAGSVRFLGTAQANLSWNLDLFGRQRAAIAGARASAGAATLDVEAARLMLAGAVVSTYAEVARAERIAGIARATIATRERAVRLVNVRVENRLASKLDVQAATTLLAQARVALTRAQAARVLAANALAQLAGRGADYTAGIGPTRLAAPTALPLPATIPADLLARRADIAAATARVEAAAAGRQVARRAFYPDVNLIALAGLQAVGIGNFFNPEAATAGAGAALHLPIFDGGRLRADLAEATAAVDLAIADYNGVVVGAVRDAADALATIQATEREAAAQGAVVRGFAETNRLNAVRIAAGLDSRLTGIDTDIRLLDAQLAQATLGIDALAAHARLVQALGGGFDPARTPAATTLPARTAQP from the coding sequence ATGCGCCGCCTGAACATGTCCCGCCCGGCGATCCGCACTGGCCGCGCCGCCGCCGGTCCTAAGGGCATCGGCGCGGGACGATTCAAGTTCGGCGTGCCCGCCAACATCGGCGCCGCGCTCCTCGCCCTTGCCGCGTGCTCGCCGCCCGACACGCGCCCGCAGCTCACTCCGAAGGCGCCGGTCGATCTCGGCCTCACTGGCGCGCCGATGCCGGTGCTCGATCCCCAATGGTGGACCGCCTATCGCGATCCGCAGCTCGACCGGATCGTCGCCGACGCCCTCGCCGGCAGCCCGACGCTCGATGCCGCGCTCGCCCGCGTGCGTCAGGCGGAGGCGGTGCTGGCACGCCGCGACGCCGATCTCGCCCCGTCGATCACCGCGGACGGCAACGCACAGGTCGCGCGACTATCCGGCCGCTACACGATCCCGCCGCCCTTCGCGGGCAGCGTGCGCTTCCTCGGCACGGCGCAGGCGAACTTGTCGTGGAACCTCGACCTGTTCGGCCGCCAGCGCGCCGCGATCGCCGGCGCGCGCGCGTCCGCCGGCGCTGCCACGCTCGACGTCGAGGCCGCGCGGCTGATGCTCGCCGGCGCGGTCGTTTCGACCTATGCCGAGGTCGCGCGCGCCGAGCGGATCGCGGGCATCGCCCGCGCCACGATCGCGACGCGCGAGCGCGCCGTCCGCCTCGTCAACGTCCGCGTCGAGAACCGCCTCGCGAGCAAGCTCGACGTGCAGGCCGCGACCACGCTGCTCGCGCAGGCGCGCGTCGCGCTGACTCGCGCGCAGGCCGCGCGCGTGCTGGCGGCGAACGCGCTCGCGCAGCTCGCCGGGCGCGGCGCCGACTATACGGCCGGCATCGGGCCGACGCGGCTGGCCGCGCCAACCGCGCTGCCGCTACCTGCCACGATCCCCGCGGACCTGCTCGCGCGCCGCGCCGACATCGCTGCCGCCACTGCGCGGGTCGAGGCCGCCGCCGCCGGCCGCCAGGTCGCTCGCCGCGCTTTCTATCCGGACGTCAACCTCATCGCGCTCGCCGGGCTCCAGGCGGTCGGCATCGGCAATTTCTTCAATCCCGAAGCCGCTACCGCTGGCGCGGGCGCGGCGCTGCACCTGCCGATCTTCGACGGCGGGCGGCTGCGCGCCGATCTCGCCGAGGCTACCGCCGCGGTCGATCTCGCGATCGCCGACTATAACGGCGTTGTGGTCGGCGCGGTACGTGACGCCGCCGACGCACTCGCGACGATCCAGGCGACCGAGCGCGAGGCCGCGGCGCAGGGCGCCGTCGTGCGCGGCTTTGCCGAAACCAACCGCCTCAACGCGGTGCGCATCGCCGCGGGGCTCGATTCGCGGCTGACCGGGATCGATACCGACATCCGCCTGCTCGACGCGCAGCTCGCGCAAGCGACGCTCGGCATCGACGCCCTCGCCGCTCACGCACGCCTCGTCCAGGCACTGGGCGGCGGCTTCGACCCCGCGCGCACCCCCGCCGCCACCACCCTTCCCGCCCGGACCGCCCAGCCATGA
- a CDS encoding efflux RND transporter periplasmic adaptor subunit has translation MTDTAATSPASPPSGKPATRKRLLLILAVVVLVGLAIWAVFHFLLAKPEEETDDAYVAGDVVAVTARDPGTIVALHADNTQAVKAGQPLIDLDPLTADVNLAAAEAELARAVRGTRSDFSRVNETQAAVVQADAQLAAARADYQRRRGAAAEGAVSGEELGHAADQVKVATAALNLARSRRAQAQTTVAGTAVGTNPAVLAAIAGYRRAAIVRSHMHVVAPIDGVVAQRNAQVGQQIAAGTPLMAIVPLNRLWVDANFRETQLKDLRIGQRATIVADAYGDDIVYHGRVVGLSAGSGNAFALLPPQNASGNWIKIVQRVPVRIMLDPRELRANPLRVGLSVMATVDTADVRGARLAQPASQPYRGAIAEADPAVEAKIAQIIAANR, from the coding sequence ATGACCGACACTGCCGCCACCTCGCCCGCGTCCCCGCCGAGCGGCAAGCCCGCGACGCGCAAGCGCCTGTTGCTGATCCTCGCCGTCGTCGTGCTCGTCGGCCTCGCGATCTGGGCGGTGTTTCATTTCCTGCTGGCGAAGCCCGAGGAGGAGACCGACGACGCCTATGTCGCCGGCGACGTCGTTGCGGTCACCGCGCGCGATCCCGGCACGATCGTCGCGCTGCACGCCGACAATACGCAGGCGGTTAAGGCGGGGCAGCCGCTGATCGACCTTGATCCACTGACGGCCGACGTGAACCTCGCCGCAGCGGAGGCAGAATTGGCGCGAGCGGTGCGCGGCACGCGTTCCGATTTCTCGCGCGTCAACGAAACGCAGGCCGCGGTCGTCCAGGCCGACGCGCAGCTCGCCGCCGCGCGCGCCGACTATCAGCGCCGCCGCGGTGCCGCCGCCGAGGGCGCGGTGTCGGGCGAGGAGCTCGGCCACGCCGCCGATCAGGTGAAGGTCGCGACCGCCGCGCTCAACCTCGCGCGCAGCCGCCGCGCGCAGGCGCAGACCACCGTCGCGGGCACCGCCGTCGGCACCAACCCGGCGGTGCTCGCCGCGATCGCGGGCTATCGCCGCGCCGCGATCGTGCGCAGCCACATGCATGTCGTCGCGCCGATCGACGGCGTCGTCGCGCAGCGCAACGCGCAGGTCGGCCAGCAGATCGCCGCCGGCACGCCGCTGATGGCGATCGTGCCGCTCAACCGCTTGTGGGTCGACGCCAATTTCCGCGAGACGCAGCTCAAGGACCTGCGCATCGGCCAGCGCGCGACGATCGTCGCGGACGCCTATGGCGACGACATCGTCTATCACGGCCGCGTCGTCGGACTGTCGGCGGGCAGCGGCAACGCCTTCGCGCTGCTGCCGCCGCAGAACGCGAGCGGCAATTGGATCAAGATCGTCCAGCGCGTGCCGGTGCGCATCATGCTCGATCCGCGCGAGCTGCGCGCCAACCCGCTGCGCGTCGGCCTGTCGGTGATGGCAACGGTCGACACCGCGGACGTGCGCGGCGCACGGCTCGCGCAGCCGGCGAGCCAGCCGTACCGCGGCGCGATCGCCGAGGCCGATCCCGCAGTGGAGGCGAAGATCGCGCAGATCATCGCCGCGAACCGCTAG
- a CDS encoding DHA2 family efflux MFS transporter permease subunit, with protein sequence MASAPPQPAPLTGPRLGLVAFALALGTFMMVLDTTIANVSLPTIAGNLGVSSDNSTWIVTAFAVANGISVPLTGWLMRRFGVVRTFCVSLTLFTIASFLCGVAWDLPSLIAFRVLQGAVSGPMMPGSQALLISVFPPDKRSTALGIWSMTTLVAPIMGPILGGYISDNYHWSWIFLINVPFGIFTVAICWTNLASRETPTAKVPIDTIGLALLVLWVGSLQIMLDLGKNADWFNDPMIVVLTVVAAVGFVAWLIWELTDANPIVDLSLFANRNFAIGNIAFCLGYAVFFANILLLPLWLQTQLGYTATWAGLVAAPSGVVAVLLTPLSARLSGKIDARILASVAFVAFAISYWLRSGYTTNAGFWDFVFPLLVQGVAMSTFFLSMLTISLDRIPPERLPSATGLSNFTRIVAGAFAASIITTAWDRREALHQGRLSDAVGNGVPYRMAVENLTRLGLDATQAAAAVTRQMVGQAYLLASTDLFRLSAYLSGSLLILVWLCRRPSANGAGPVAAD encoded by the coding sequence ATGGCTAGCGCGCCGCCGCAACCCGCGCCGCTAACCGGGCCACGGCTCGGGCTAGTCGCCTTCGCGCTCGCGCTCGGTACGTTCATGATGGTGCTCGACACCACCATCGCCAACGTCTCGCTGCCGACGATCGCGGGCAATCTCGGCGTCAGTTCGGACAATTCGACTTGGATCGTCACCGCCTTCGCGGTGGCCAACGGCATCTCGGTGCCGCTGACCGGGTGGCTGATGCGCCGCTTCGGCGTCGTGCGCACCTTCTGCGTCTCGCTCACGCTCTTCACCATCGCGTCGTTCCTGTGCGGCGTCGCGTGGGATCTGCCGTCGCTGATCGCGTTCCGCGTCCTCCAGGGCGCGGTGTCCGGACCGATGATGCCGGGCAGCCAGGCGCTGCTCATCTCGGTCTTCCCGCCCGACAAGCGCTCGACCGCGCTCGGCATCTGGTCGATGACGACGCTGGTCGCGCCGATCATGGGGCCGATCCTCGGCGGGTATATCTCGGACAATTACCACTGGTCGTGGATCTTTCTGATCAACGTGCCCTTCGGCATCTTCACCGTCGCGATCTGCTGGACTAACCTCGCCAGCCGCGAGACGCCGACCGCCAAGGTGCCGATCGACACGATCGGGCTCGCGCTGCTGGTGCTGTGGGTCGGCTCGCTCCAGATCATGCTCGATCTCGGCAAGAACGCCGATTGGTTCAACGATCCGATGATCGTGGTGCTCACCGTCGTCGCCGCGGTCGGCTTCGTCGCATGGCTGATCTGGGAGCTGACCGACGCCAATCCGATCGTCGACCTGTCGCTGTTCGCCAACCGCAATTTCGCGATCGGCAACATCGCCTTCTGCCTCGGCTATGCGGTGTTCTTCGCCAACATCCTGCTGCTGCCGCTGTGGTTGCAGACGCAGCTTGGCTACACCGCGACCTGGGCGGGGCTCGTCGCCGCGCCCAGCGGCGTCGTCGCGGTGCTGCTGACGCCGCTCAGCGCGCGGCTGTCGGGCAAGATCGACGCGCGCATCCTCGCCAGCGTCGCGTTCGTCGCCTTTGCGATCAGTTACTGGCTGCGCTCGGGCTACACCACCAATGCCGGCTTCTGGGATTTCGTCTTCCCACTGCTCGTCCAGGGCGTCGCGATGTCGACCTTCTTCCTGTCGATGCTGACGATCTCGCTCGATCGCATCCCGCCCGAGCGGCTGCCCTCGGCGACGGGCCTGTCGAACTTCACGCGCATCGTCGCCGGCGCCTTCGCCGCGTCGATCATCACCACCGCATGGGATCGGCGCGAGGCGCTGCACCAGGGCCGGCTTTCCGACGCGGTCGGCAACGGCGTGCCGTATCGTATGGCGGTCGAGAACCTGACGCGCCTCGGGCTCGACGCGACGCAAGCGGCGGCGGCGGTCACGCGTCAGATGGTCGGCCAGGCGTATCTCCTCGCCTCGACCGATCTGTTCCGGCTGTCGGCCTATCTCAGCGGCTCGTTGCTGATCCTCGTCTGGCTGTGCCGCCGCCCTTCGGCGAACGGCGCAGGGCCCGTCGCCGCCGACTGA